The window TAGAGACGAGTCGCTGGCTTTTCGATAAGTTGGCCTACAGGATAGATAACAAACACGTCCAACAGCTGTCACTTCCTTGCTAGTTGACATTTACAAACAAAAGTTATACATTCACCGTTTACATAAGTCCATGCTTTCATTGATTCAGTTTAATCTAGAGCCAAGAATTCTTAGTCTGAACGCTATGACATTCAGTGGATAAAGGTACAATCATATTGTTTGCTCAAATACTACCCGTAACTCCCCTTTTAGACCAAACTTCCGCTTTCAATATCCAAGTGATGCAATTTCCTAATAAATGGTATTTAACTACATACAGTTACTACGCAACACATTACAATGCCAAGCAATATCATTAATACCCCTGAaagttttgatgtattttccggTTCAATCTTTTGTTCCGTTTCCGAAATACGCGTTCGGGTTCGTCTGGTAAAATCACGTTGTCAACACAGGATGTACAACATGCAATGTGAATTGTTAATAATCAACGACTGAAGGTGGTGCTGCACGTAAAACAGTATACTTCTGAAATTActattttgcaaaaattcattaaattttcagttaacccaagattaaaatattggttggatGTACCTTTTACCTTTCATTGTGTCTGAATTTCAATGTGCGTAAAAGAGAAGAATGGGACGATGCACCTTTAAAATAATAAGAGCAGAAATAAAAACGGGGCACAGGTTATAGCTGCCATTGTCTCTTCAGGTAAGGTCCGAGTATCTTTCTCCGATGCGCGGCGCGTAGGGAACAGATAATCGGACTCTCACATTTTACaacacttttctgatctaccgcttgtgtgGGCTTATTTTGAAACCACTGGAGTAAATAAATGTTTCAcctactccccccccccccccagagtTGACatggggatggcagccattttgaatttcaagtgtcggtaaatgtgaagtaatttgtttttctgataCCAAATTTTGCGAGGTGATCcctgattgtaatttttgaattttgaaagagaattgaaaGAATTGAAACGAATTGAAAGAGATTGAAAGTCTCCCTTGGAGGAAATTTCAGCAAATGTTTTCGTCTTTAAGTTTCCAAGCGCGTACTACCTTAGGGTATACTGGGCATAAAGGGACAGGTGTTTTGGCTGGCACGACtttatctttcttttcttttcttaagCTTCTTCAGTTGTGAGCAATCTTTTGAACAAAGAAGACCTTTGAAGAAAATCAACTCTATATCGTCATATTTTCGTGAAAATTGAAACTTCCTGGGTTTTTTTTCACCGTAGATCTAACATAGAGCAGGGCGGTAGAAATTAACTCCTAATACGGTTCAGTTAGGGATACTTTTCTCGAATCGCAAAGTATGGATGGTGGCCCGTAAAAGTTTCTATTTTGCTCATGGAAGAGAAAAACGTGAAGTGTCCTCTGTAAACAGTGAGGAAAAATTCAATACTTTCGTTGCAGCCTTTACATAAggcaaaaatatagaaaaagaaaaaaaaaaacacgttaAAAGTTCGCAACCCGTGCAGTAAGAATCTACGTCCCTGTGGCAATAAATTTCCGAAATTATACGTAGACACCAGCATGTAAGCTTATCATTTGACAACTCTAAACATATCGAAGCCACTAGATCCAAATGAAGGAAAAATTCCTCCTCACTAAATTCAGGTAAACATGCTgtaaaaaggaaatttactCTTCCCAATAATTAATCCGAAGGGCGATAGGCGAGAAAGAACTGTCGTCAATAGGAGAGAAAAATAAGGCGGGAAAGGACTGTCGTCTACAGTAGAGAAAGTATGGCGGGAAAGGCTGTCGTCTGCAGTGTAGAAAATGTGAAGGAAATGCTATGTTATACTTTTACATGGACCACGACAAGGCCCATTCTCTTTTTTGTCAGTAATACCACCGTTACTCAATATGTAATTTTTATGATGCCTTTGGGGACGCAGCTCTCCTCTAAATCCCGATCacaaatgtaaaatgtcatTTCAATATTGGTTCATCTGTGTATAAAGAATTAGACTCATGTAAACTCGCAAAAAGGCTTCGACGTAAGCATGACCGACGCGTGAACCATGCaaatccgtgacaaattgcgGCCAGTCTAAGTGAGACAATTATACTCCATATATAAAGTACTTCAACATCCTTTATATCTTCTTGCTTTATAGTCTTTCCAATAATTCATATGCAAAACGGACCCATTCTCTAGAGTGTGATATGAAAAAGAAGGGAAATGACATGTAAAATGTCTTACTTTTTACATCTTCCATAAGTAAATTGTCCAATCTAACTATCATATGTCTATAGACCCTTTCAGAATGACGAAATGCGTCCAACCCTCTTAAAAACTAGCATACTCCATATTCCAAAAGCTACCAGAGACCTACCGAGTTTATGCCTTCTTCGAAGTTCATAATGCATAAGCAATAAGTTAGTCTGCCCTCTAGAGTCTGAAGGTGCAAACTGAAGGCGGTGCTCACTGTACGCGTTAAATTAACATTATTGGCGGGATATTAATTATAACTTGCGTCACCGTCCCATGATTTTATGCAAAGATTCTATTtagatcatttttggagggatattttttttctggtgggaTCTCATAACGatcgcaaataaataaattgcacGAATCTGCACGTTTTTCCGCCCATCAGTCTGATTCATTTGGTTTGCTGGACAGTTATATCAGAGCAACTGATGTCGTTTCTTTTGCAACACCAGATTTCATTGCAGACAACATCAAAGCTTGTCTAAAAAGTCATCATTTTGCAACACTGTTCGAAATTCTGTATTTGCCGCGCCGTCGGGTAGCCTCAAAGCCTTACCGCTTTCAAATCCATTATGTGTCGGCATAACTTTGTGACTGTGTTTTAAATTTACGAATCTTTCCTTTGGTTCATCATTGGTCATGAGATAGGCGCTTACAAGAAGCATTGCCACGACAAATTTTAAAACTCTAATCTGATTGGACAAAAGTCATTTTAAGGCGGGGCTAAGAAGTAGTCGAACCTGAACCAAGTCTGTTGTTCGTGGACAACATTATTTTCCCACGAGTTAAGCTTATGGACGGTTGAGGCTACCCGACGGCGCAGAAATTACTGTAGTGCACAGTGACTTCGGGTATAGGGTTCATCGAAATTGTGAACACTCTGACTATGAGGCTCCTGATCAACGGCGAAGTTTTGTCCGTGGCAGGGACGATCTCTGCCTACCGCATAAATACGTTGACTAATAATATGTTTGACACGAGTACCATGTACCTCGTCACGTTGGATACAGCAGAGAGCTCTGACAATGAAAGTGATGGCAACGTTCGACGCCCAATACAACGAGTCGTTTGGCAGGACGACGAGGGAAATTTTACAGTAGATGGTCGTGACTCCTCTACTTATGAAGTTCGTGGGGTCGAGAGATCCCCAGTTACACTCACAAGCAGCCCACGTCGAAGTTCCACCGGCGGTTCTGCATTGTTCGAAAGTACCGCAAATTCCTCTACCAACCGTGCCGATTTGGGACTTGGTACGAGCTACCAAGTCCCAAGGCCAATTGGCGTTCGTCCACCGGGAGTTAGCCAGCAGCAGCCAGAACAGAGACGGAAAGTAATCAACAAAGCCGTAACAGTTATATCGTACACCAGCGCTGGATATCGAGACGAAAACATGGTTATTTTAACCCTAGACGAAAATGAATGCAGTTTGGAAAATTTCTGCATGAAAGTTAAATCAATCAACAACTGGGAGGAAGACACGATCCTTATATTGGATCGTTCACAGACCCCGATCAGCGAAAGTCCGGCGACTTCAGGTAAGCTTAAAAAACAATCGTTTGCCTGTAGGCCGTTAAAGATCAGGGGTGTTTTAGAATTTAACATAATCTAAATGATGAGAAATGTTGACGTCACATACAAACTACTGAAATCCtgtttatatctacatttttgaaaatgtaagaaTAATTCTTCATTAGGGTCTAAAAATAgctaaaatttcaatttaaaatgtcacttttaGATTGAACTGTGGCAGAAATTCACGAGTGTCTCAGGCGATTATTATATCAACCTCTTCAGTATTAAAAACTTTTCCGCGTAAAATTAGTAAGAAAAATTCTTGTTCATTTATAACTTTTGAACTTATATCAACTTCAATTTAGAACCAAAACCTACTGGCCAACCTCGTGACTGAATGCACGTTGTGTACATCGTCGTAAAACTACGCGCCCTTTTACGGCGTCGAAATAGACTGGCACGCGGAATGAATGGTTGTGTAATGACCTGTTGTAAGGATgacgtaatttgcatattgataacCCGGGCACATTTTATGAACATCCCTTAGTCTGGGACATCCTCCAAACAAAATTCAGCACAATTGCCCATGtagtttttgattaaaaaaattatcacaaattctaTTTTTagaccaaatttgcatattcacaaCCAGGTCAAATTGTCTTGAACAAAATAAGATCTGGGCATCTCCAGGCACCTCCTTAGTCcttaaaaaaattcagccatGTAGTTTTGGAGAAAGTACACAAAGTTGATCGATCGACGGACAGATGACAGGCAGACATCCACTGGTCAGCCATAATCCCTATATCTCCAATGTCTGCATGTCTACAGACAGCGGAGCTAATTACAGGTACAGGGAAAAGGATAAAGCACATTTTCCCAGCACAATTTACCATTTGTATTATCAttgattttgtaataaattgtaCTTTATAGGACCTGATTTTTGGAGAACACCAAGGAAGCTTTTTGCAGTGAGAGATGAAGACTATAAAAAATTCATCTATAAAGAGAAAGCTCCAAAACGGAAATCAGAACTGCAGAATGTAGAAAGTGATTTAAAGATAATCAAGCAGCATATTGGAGAGATGGTAAGTAAACAATTCTGTTACATAAATGAGAGGTACAACAACTCTTGGTTATAtgtgtcggggggggggggggggggaggcacTCCGATCGGAGTGTTCAAAGtacaaaagtgtcaaaattagggggtcaaaagttttcattttagctAAACTGGGGgggtcaaaaaattacatttttaggTAAAATGTGGGGTAAGAAATGGCTGATATTGATTTTgggagaaattttttttttaaacttttttagctccgctgtcagcgacgcagagcttatcagaTAGGTGGACTGTCCGTCGGCGTCCggcgtctgtccgtccgtcgtctgtcaacatttttttcaaaaatcatcttctctgaaaccactggtccacttgctttaaaattttgtgtgcaggttcctttggGTGACCTCTACCAATTTTGTCcattttgtgatgaaatttgtatttttggggcaatttttcgcatttttggtcaaaaatcattttcactgaaaccacttgtcagattctattcaaatttggtgtgcaggttcctagggatgataTAAGTAATATATAGTCAAATTGTGCTGATATATGCAGGAATGGATTTTgaggcaaattttgccatttttggtcaaaattatttcaaaaatcttcttctctgtaaCCActggtccaattgctttgaaattttgtatgcaggttcctaggggtgacCTCTATCAAGTTTGTCcatattgtggtgaaatttgcatatttgtatttttggggcaatttttcgcgttttttggtaaaaaatcattttcactgaaaccacttgtcagatttctttcaaatttattgtGCAGGTTCCTTGGGATGATATAAGTAACATATAGTCAAATTGTGCTTATATATGCAAGATTGGatttttggggcaaattttgccattttgggtcaaaattatttccaaaaatcttcttctttgaaaccactggtccaatttctttgaaattttatgtgtaggttcctagggatgaccttagcaaagttttgttcaaatttggtgaaatttgcatatttgtatttttggggcaattttttccagtttttggtcaaaaatctttttctgaactgcttgtcagatttcattgaaatttagtGTGGTTCCTTAAAGGATGATATAAGTAACATGTAGTCAAACTGTGCTGATATATGGAGGATTCACCGATTGgatattttggggaaaaattttgccatttggtcaatttttttaaaaaaacatctTCTCTGGAACACTGGTCATCCTACAGATGACCTTAgccaagtttgttcaaattgtggtgaaattgcttatttgtatttgggggcaatttttcctgttttggtcaaaaatcattttttctaaaactgcttgtcagatttctttcaaatcctGTGTGCAGGTTTGTACAGATTTTATTAGTAATAAGTAATGAAATTGTTCCAATATAAAACATGTCAAGATCTCTAGACTTCTAAAAGTTGCTTGAAATACATATCAGTCAGGTGGCAAAAATTTAGATTTTCAACTCAACCTGCATATATATTTCCTGCTAGCCAGTTCATTTCTGCAGCAGATTACAGCAGAGCTCTtccggccgctaggtcgcttgttaagtCTTGgagtcagaaaatgtataaccaTATGACTAAATAAGTTGCCACActtcaagggggggggggggtcaaaacTGTGGTACACATATACCTTTTTTTTGtgagtgcccccccccccccccgatcaGTGTTTACATTTATTGCAAGATTTATACAGGTGTCACCAGTGTATTCTTGTTGTCTACATCAGTAAACACTCAGACTGGCAGACACATCTGTTTGAATGAGCTTTTGTCAGAGTTTAGATAGCACTTCAGGGGATGATCATGGTTAGGTAAATATTCACACCAGGACAATTTACGTGTAACTATATCTGGAGCAAACCATTTTAATGTCAGGATCATTGGTTTGAAAATTAAaggcagaaattaaatatattgatatataaATCACATTCTACAGTGTCAATTTCATGACCCTTGTATTTCACATCTaagaaatttaatgtttttaccacaattgTACTATACTATATAGTACAGCTGTGGTTATGGGACCACTAagagtctgtgtgtgtgtggattTGTGTGGGTAAACAACTTAAAATCCGAAACTGCTCGACGGATAAATGCATTGATATTCAGAGAGGCGCTTATAGCACATGGTGCCCAGGCTTCATTTGTTGATGTCcatgtgtaaacaaacaaacaaaacaaaaaaacacacacatgtaAACACGGAAGCAATGTATGCTCCCAGTTTATATGTGGGTTGATGTTTTCAGTGTCAAACATGTTGTCATATATTGCTTCCTTGTTTACATGTGttcgtttgtttatttacatatttttctttacaCATGGACGTCAAAAAACAAAGCCTGCAGAACACCCTGTGCTTATAGTGTCTAGTTGGTAGATTGTTCAAGTGAAAATGATTGAATGAGAGGTACAGAATTTGggtccaaaaataaaaatatggcctTTGGTCAAAAGTCCATAACACACACTGTGCTGGGCTTATTCTGTTGAATCAGAACGGATTGAAGGTTtaatgttcacattttgtcaaaattaaggttttgtctcattttcattttatttcgtcTATTTTATAACCATCTTTTGGTCTGTTGATCTTGATTTACTTCTGAGTATTTTCATAAATCACAATAAATTCACTTCCTTTCTTCAGGTCATATTGTACTGTTTATGGCCATATTCCAGTATATATTTctcatttgtgtgtgtgtgtgtatccatGTACCTTGGATACTTGAAACTTGGTtactttttaaacaaatattattttgtacttTGCTCTTTTCCTAATACATGTATAGAATCACTTCCTTGAATGTCTTGTTTTTTAGTTTGATacctcatacatacataacagtTTATGAGCAGTGATAACAGTGCTATATTTTAGTACAAGTAGACTTAAGAGTCTGTGTTGATGTATGTGTGGGTTGGTGTAAACAACACCTCA of the Ptychodera flava strain L36383 chromosome 20, AS_Pfla_20210202, whole genome shotgun sequence genome contains:
- the LOC139120098 gene encoding uncharacterized protein, whose product is MRLLINGEVLSVAGTISAYRINTLTNNMFDTSTMYLVTLDTAESSDNESDGNVRRPIQRVVWQDDEGNFTVDGRDSSTYEVRGVERSPVTLTSSPRRSSTGGSALFESTANSSTNRADLGLGTSYQVPRPIGVRPPGVSQQQPEQRRKVINKAVTVISYTSAGYRDENMVILTLDENECSLENFCMKVKSINNWEEDTILILDRSQTPISESPATSGPDFWRTPRKLFAVRDEDYKKFIYKEKAPKRKSELQNVESDLKIIKQHIGEMRGLQGVFSRPRDPLTCMVCLERASFPLYACFKCNKIIGCYVCSIRLHACPNCRGAIPENAPHLRGLEQAMLGSEYNTSSDREIAVAVQQRPTSAGVDQFSSDEQPEIPDDDDDDDFLPEVTYHTGPRRSQQN